Proteins encoded in a region of the Micropterus dolomieu isolate WLL.071019.BEF.003 ecotype Adirondacks linkage group LG09, ASM2129224v1, whole genome shotgun sequence genome:
- the serinc2 gene encoding serine incorporator 2, which yields MGACLALSSLASCASCLCGSAPCLLSSCCPSTYNSTMSRLAFSILLLLGTLVSVIMILPGMEEHLKQIPGFCVGGTSIPGVQNKVNCDIIVGYKSVYRMCFAMACFFALFCIIMIRVRSSKDPRAAIQNGFWFFKFLVLVGITVGAFFIPDGIFNTVWYYFGVVGSFIFILIQLILLVDFAHSWNQSWLEKAENGNPKCWFAALLSFTIFNYVAAFAAVVLFYVFYTQPNDCTEHKVFISLNFIFCIIVSVVSILPKVQEAQPSSGLLQASLISLYTMYLTWSAMSNNPNRQCNPSLLSLVQPVGPPTTPAPGPAPPTPAPSNVQWWDAQGIVGLTIFLFCTLYASIRSSNNSQVNKLMQTEEVQGLTAEYTAEAGEDGVRRAMDNEEEGVTYSYSFFHFSLFLASLYIMMTLTNWFMPDTDYQVMQSSMPAVWVKISSSWLGLALYLWTLVAPLVLPDRDFS from the exons ATGGGTGCCTGTTTGGCATTGAGTTCCTTAGCCAGTTGT GCGTCCTGTTTGTGCGGCTCGGCCCCCTGCCTCCTGTCATCATGCTGCCCGTCAACGTACAACTCCACCATGAGCCGGCTGGCCTTCTCTATCCTGCTGCTGCTCGGGACCCTGGTGTCTGTCATTATGATTCTCCCAGGCATGGAGGAACATCTTAAACAG ATTCCAGGTTTCTGTGTTGGTGGCACATCCATACCTGGCGTACAGAACAAGGTGAACTGTGACATCATTGTCGGCTACAAGTCTGTGTACCGCATGTGCTTCGCCATGGCCTGCTTCTTCGCCCTCTTCTGCATCATCATGATCCGAGTGCGCAGCAGCAAGGACCCCCGAGCCGCCATCCAAAATGG TTTCTGGTTCTTCAAGTTCCTGGTGCTGGTTGGCATAACTGTGGGAGCGTTCTTCATTCCAGATGGCATCTTTAACACAG TGTGGTATTACTTTGGCGTGGTGGGCTCCTTCATCTTCATCCTGATCCAGCTCATCCTGCTGGTGGACTTTGCCCATTCCTGGAACCAGTCCTGGTTGGAGAAGGCAGAGAACGGGAACCCCAAGTGCTGGTTTGCAG CTCTGCTGTCCTTCACCATCTTCAACTATGTCGCCGCTTTCGCCGCTGTCGTGCTCTTCTACGTGTTTTACACCCAACCCAACGACTGCACCGAGCACAAAGTCTTCATCAGCCTCAACTTCATATTCTGCATCATTGTGTCCGTCGTGTCCATTCTGCCCAAAGTTCAG GAGGCTCAACCCAGCTCAGGCCTGCTCCAGGCCTCCCTCATCTCCCTCTACACCATGTACCTCACCTGGTCGGCCATGAGCAACAACCCCA ACCGGCAGTGTAACCCAAGTCTACTGAGTTTGGTCCAGCCCGTTGGTCCACCTACAACTCCAGCGCCAGGACCCGCCCCTCCTACCCCAGCCCCTTCAAACGTGCAGTGGTGGGACGCGCAGGGCATCGTGGGACTGACCATTTTCTTGTTCTGTACTCTTTATGCCAG CATCCGCTCCTCCAACAACAGCCAGGTGAACAAGCTGATGCAGACCGAGGAGGTCCAGGGTCTGACCGCTGAGTACACGGCCGAGGCGGGGGAGGACGGAGTCCGGCGGGCCATGGACAACGAAGAGGAGGGAGTCACCTACAGCTACTCCTTCTTCCACTTCAGCCTCTTTCTGGCCTCCCTCTACATCATGATGACCCTCACCAACTGGTTCAT GCCCGACACCGACTACCAGGTCATGCAGAGCAGCATGCCGGCCGTGTGGGTGAAGATCAGCTCCAGCTGGCTCGGCTTGGCCCTGTACCTCTGGACCCTGGTGGCCCCGCTGGTGCTCCCCGACAGAGACTTCAGCTAA